Proteins from one Sabethes cyaneus chromosome 2, idSabCyanKW18_F2, whole genome shotgun sequence genomic window:
- the LOC128737968 gene encoding uncharacterized protein KIAA1143 homolog — MSKRNVAFIKPEEPDFLKRMKAQIGYKEGPTVDTKRQNIENFDDSDDDSREEREDEKPQVVVLKTGDLTAEEAAKAEKEESERPADLSKKIVFKSKKLKTNHDSDDTQSRKASKKKHRETKSKLSFMGSDEDDEG; from the exons ATGTCAAAACGAAATGTAGCATTTATTAAACCTGAGGAGCCTGATTTCTTAAAACGAATGAAGGCCCAAATCGGTTACAAAGAGGGTCCCACCGTCGACACAAAG cgacaaaacattgaaaacttTGACGATTCTGACGACGATAGCCGTGAGGAACGAGAGGACGAAAAACCGCAGGTTGTAGTTCTAAAAACAGGCGACTTAACTGCGGAAGAGGCCGCCAAGGCCGAAAAAG AGGAAAGTGAACGTCCAGCAGATTTGagtaaaaaaatagtttttaaatcgaaaaaGCTGAAAACGAATCACGATTCAGATGACACACAATCTCGAAAAGCATCGAAAAAGAAACACAGAGAAACCAAAAGTAAATTATCGTTTATGGGTAGTGACGAAGATGATGAGGGGTGA